AACAGTAGCAAAGGACAGTGACCCAGCTGTCAGAGATCCCAGAACAGGAATTAAACCCAGCCAGTATTCTGCTGCTGATTCTACAGCAAAAAGACTTGAATCTGTCAGCAACTTAATGACCAGATCTTTGGTTATTTCTTGATTTAGAGGAGATTTCAGCACAGCTTTTAGCTCATCTACTGACTTCTCTGATCTCTCAGAAAGCTTCTGTATGGAGGCTGGGTCCAAATTGAAGGCATTGTAATATTTCTTAAGCTCTGACACCAAGATGGCCACATCTACACTGATTGATGCAGCTGCATTTACAACAGGTATCGGCACAGCTGCAACCGAGGCAGAGAGCAGAGACAACTTCCATATGTTCCTCTGCAGTGCCTTCTTTTTCCTCTCGTTGATCTCCAGAGTGATGGTTGGAAGTGCCAGCATCAGTACATCTCTCTTGTGCTGGGGAAGTTCCCTCTCCATGGTCTCCTCAAGACGGTTGAAATCATAGAGACTGAGTTCGAAGCAAGAGATCAGGAAGACAGTGGGAGACTTTAGACCAGTCTCTTCTAGACCTAAGATAAAAaggtaattttatttttaaaaattttttcaaATGGTCATTCATCATTACACTGATCTAAAAGGATTAACTAATCAAAAATTAGCATTGATGCTGAAAGTTTACTTCTTTAATTATAATGTATGTGTAAAAACTTTATGTAGTAGTATTAAATGAGTTAAGAGTGTAATATAAATGAGTTAAATAATGTAATGCGTAATCTAAAGAGTAAACCTTTAGTGCAGTTCTCTCGAATTTTATCCAGTAtagtttctttgttaaatgtcttctttcttttttcagcctCAATGTTGCTGTCAATCTTTGAGCGAACAAAATAAaacttctttttcattttttgtatcTCTGCTGCCAGATTGGTGTGGCATTCTCTGAAACGATCTGATGCTATGATGATGAAAAAATCATATCGTTCAAATTGAACCTGTTTGAGATATTCATCAGCTTTGAATCTGGGGGTTCCAATGCCAGGGAGATCCCACAACTTGACATTGGGGAATTTTGGATAAGGGTACGCTGTAGGCACTGTAGTGGTCTCTACAACACCAG
This sequence is a window from Pangasianodon hypophthalmus isolate fPanHyp1 chromosome 3, fPanHyp1.pri, whole genome shotgun sequence. Protein-coding genes within it:
- the LOC128317988 gene encoding interferon-inducible GTPase 5-like gives rise to the protein MDEYDIIDAADIEEIKMSLATEDLPSAVGKIKDYFAQQDRVELNIAVTGESGSGKSTFINAFRGLGDEDEDSAETGVVETTTVPTAYPYPKFPNVKLWDLPGIGTPRFKADEYLKQVQFERYDFFIIIASDRFRECHTNLAAEIQKMKKKFYFVRSKIDSNIEAEKRKKTFNKETILDKIRENCTKGLEETGLKSPTVFLISCFELSLYDFNRLEETMERELPQHKRDVLMLALPTITLEINERKKKALQRNIWKLSLLSASVAAVPIPVVNAAASISVDVAILVSELKKYYNAFNLDPASIQKLSERSEKSVDELKAVLKSPLNQEITKDLVIKLLTDSSLFAVESAAEYWLGLIPVLGSLTAGSLSFATVYFILQRCLNELAEDAHNVLMAALQTSV